The following coding sequences lie in one Candidatus Bathyarchaeia archaeon genomic window:
- the rpiA gene encoding ribose 5-phosphate isomerase A: MGCDWVEEAKRRAAVEAVKNIRDGFIIGLGSGSTVAYAVEEIGRRIKEEGLRVLGVPSSYQSFLLAARFGIPTTTLYEHSVIDLTIDGADQIDQNLNLIKGMGGALTREKVIAAASRRLIIVADERKLTDKLGKGQLLPIEVLPFAEPLVAAKIKEIGGKPFLRESKKNTPFITDNGNFILDVDFGTIDDPVSLERRLKMIPGVVETGLFIGMAQLAYIGTRTAVKKVSAGKN; encoded by the coding sequence ATGGGCTGCGATTGGGTTGAGGAGGCGAAGCGTAGAGCCGCGGTAGAAGCCGTTAAAAATATTAGGGATGGCTTCATCATAGGGCTTGGCTCAGGCTCCACGGTTGCTTACGCTGTCGAGGAGATTGGGCGGAGAATTAAGGAGGAAGGGCTGCGGGTTCTCGGTGTACCATCCTCTTACCAGTCGTTTCTCTTAGCCGCCAGATTCGGTATACCGACGACAACCCTTTATGAGCATTCAGTGATAGATTTAACTATAGACGGCGCTGACCAAATTGATCAAAACTTAAATTTGATAAAAGGCATGGGGGGAGCATTAACAAGAGAAAAGGTAATTGCGGCAGCCTCTCGACGCCTAATAATTGTCGCCGATGAGAGAAAGCTAACAGATAAGCTCGGTAAAGGGCAGCTCCTACCGATCGAAGTATTGCCGTTCGCCGAACCACTCGTGGCGGCGAAGATAAAGGAGATTGGTGGAAAACCATTCTTGCGTGAGAGCAAAAAGAATACTCCGTTCATAACCGATAATGGAAACTTCATATTAGACGTGGATTTCGGAACAATCGACGATCCCGTAAGTCTTGAAAGGAGATTGAAGATGATTCCAGGGGTTGTGGAAACCGGCTTATTTATAGGTATGGCGCAATTGGCTTATATAGGTACGAGGACGGCTGTAAAAAAGGTGAGCGCGGGCAAGAATTAA
- a CDS encoding site-specific integrase: protein MIADIHDYAGRLRSARERLSRLENSSLLLSFIDHLSALGLSAGRVAKYANLLCMLMKNCSFDPAKADRRIVERVIAWINSQPYKSSTKEDLKLVVRKLIQYAKYGSCGRGAPVPPEVSWFNIKRSEKDNRVKPEMLLSLDDVKAMINAAENERDKALISVLFEAALRPGELLTMKVRSVEFKDNYCLISVCGKTGVKRIPLVASHRLLLDWLMKHPRRHDPDAPLWISLSNNSKSKAMSYYYFRKLVKELAERAGLRRDVWPYLFRHSCLTALAKILTESKLELYAGWVHGSKMARRYVHFSARDLEETVLEIHGLKEAKRADGILKPARCPRCGSMNPPNNTRCEYCGYILDRSLAIKAEEEERKREEKIVRMLEEAFKRLEDLEKVVYAVIAKAQYTQQE, encoded by the coding sequence GTGATAGCGGATATACATGATTATGCTGGTAGACTTCGGAGTGCTAGGGAGAGGCTGAGTAGGCTGGAGAACAGCAGCCTACTATTATCATTTATAGATCATTTAAGCGCGCTCGGATTATCGGCGGGTAGGGTTGCCAAGTATGCTAACCTGCTATGCATGCTGATGAAGAACTGCTCATTCGACCCGGCTAAAGCTGATAGGCGCATTGTCGAGCGCGTAATAGCTTGGATAAACAGTCAGCCCTATAAATCATCGACTAAAGAGGATTTGAAGCTAGTTGTTAGGAAGCTAATTCAGTATGCTAAGTATGGTAGCTGCGGGCGAGGAGCGCCAGTGCCACCTGAGGTCTCATGGTTCAATATAAAGAGAAGTGAGAAGGACAATAGAGTTAAGCCTGAGATGCTGCTGTCGCTTGATGATGTTAAGGCCATGATCAACGCTGCCGAGAATGAGCGTGATAAAGCGCTAATATCAGTCTTATTCGAAGCGGCGCTTAGGCCGGGTGAGCTACTGACAATGAAGGTTAGGAGCGTTGAATTTAAGGATAACTACTGCCTGATCTCCGTATGCGGTAAGACTGGCGTTAAGAGGATTCCGCTGGTTGCGAGCCATAGGCTCCTACTGGATTGGCTGATGAAGCATCCCAGGAGGCATGATCCAGACGCACCACTATGGATATCGCTGAGCAACAACTCCAAAAGCAAGGCGATGAGCTACTACTATTTCAGGAAGCTAGTGAAGGAGCTGGCTGAGAGGGCTGGGTTGAGGAGGGATGTTTGGCCATACCTTTTTAGGCACTCATGCCTAACAGCCCTAGCAAAGATCCTGACGGAAAGTAAGCTTGAGCTCTATGCAGGCTGGGTTCACGGTTCTAAGATGGCTAGACGCTACGTGCACTTCTCAGCAAGAGACTTAGAAGAGACTGTTCTAGAGATCCATGGACTTAAAGAAGCTAAGCGGGCTGATGGAATACTAAAACCAGCGCGATGCCCAAGATGTGGAAGCATGAACCCGCCGAACAATACCAGATGTGAGTACTGTGGGTATATACTAGACAGAAGCCTAGCGATTAAGGCTGAGGAGGAAGAGCGGAAAAGGGAGGAGAAGATAGTTAGGATGCTTGAGGAGGCGT
- a CDS encoding methyltransferase domain-containing protein produces the protein MVAIMNEALELEVGHKVLEVGAGSGWHASTIAEIVAPNDALRDKWGHVYTVEIIPALAEFARRNIERAGYSDRVTVICCDGSEGYPEKAPFDRILVTAAAPYVPKPLKEQLKPGGVMVIPVGDVGFYQTLIRVRKTVDNRIIEEDLGGVAFVPLVGKHGHKIGRRW, from the coding sequence ATGGTAGCCATAATGAATGAAGCCCTAGAGCTCGAAGTCGGACATAAGGTTCTTGAGGTTGGCGCCGGTTCCGGTTGGCACGCTTCGACGATCGCGGAGATCGTTGCTCCGAACGATGCTTTAAGGGATAAGTGGGGCCATGTCTACACTGTGGAGATAATTCCAGCGTTAGCCGAGTTCGCTAGAAGGAATATTGAGCGTGCTGGTTATAGCGATAGAGTCACGGTCATATGTTGTGATGGGTCTGAGGGCTATCCTGAGAAAGCCCCCTTCGACAGGATACTTGTGACGGCGGCTGCACCATATGTTCCAAAACCGCTTAAAGAGCAGCTTAAACCAGGTGGGGTGATGGTTATCCCTGTAGGCGACGTAGGTTTTTACCAAACACTTATACGGGTAAGAAAAACGGTGGATAATAGGATAATAGAAGAGGATCTTGGAGGAGTAGCCTTCGTGCCGTTAGTTGGTAAGCATGGACATAAAATTGGGCGTAGATGGTAG